Proteins encoded in a region of the Flavobacterium sp. MDT1-60 genome:
- a CDS encoding phospholipase A, which translates to MKTSIPKTIIILSVLLICFNSFSQNIKKDSINDLINNAPSFTIFQDNYFITGSSLDSPVSRSTSDAKYQISFKQRLTKATLPFNTYLFLTYTQKSFWKIYEESKPFAETNYNPALGLGKFFTNKNDLLRIVAVAFEHESNGKDSIYSRTWNRISFQYMQQLTKMSSVTVKGWIPFGYKDDNPDLIKYVGYGEISYSQKLFNGQYVFDITSRKGMSWDDKGSVCAQFSYRLGKRNNQYLSVQYFTGYAESLIDYSEKTNMIRVGFVIKPSKSVFY; encoded by the coding sequence ATGAAAACTTCCATACCTAAAACAATAATCATTTTATCGGTATTACTGATCTGCTTTAATTCGTTTAGTCAAAATATTAAAAAAGATTCTATTAATGACCTTATAAACAATGCACCATCATTTACAATTTTTCAGGATAATTATTTCATCACCGGTTCTTCATTAGACAGTCCGGTAAGCCGAAGTACCTCTGATGCAAAATATCAAATCAGTTTCAAACAGCGCCTGACAAAAGCGACGCTTCCGTTTAATACTTATCTATTTCTCACCTATACGCAAAAATCGTTTTGGAAAATATACGAGGAATCCAAGCCCTTTGCAGAAACCAACTATAACCCGGCACTGGGACTGGGGAAATTTTTTACGAATAAAAATGATTTATTACGCATAGTAGCGGTTGCATTTGAACACGAATCCAATGGGAAGGATAGTATCTATTCGAGAACGTGGAACAGGATAAGTTTCCAGTACATGCAACAATTAACCAAAATGTCATCAGTAACGGTAAAGGGATGGATTCCCTTCGGCTATAAAGATGACAATCCCGATTTGATAAAATATGTTGGTTATGGTGAAATTAGCTATTCGCAGAAATTATTTAATGGACAGTATGTTTTTGACATAACCTCCAGAAAAGGAATGTCGTGGGATGATAAAGGCTCAGTTTGCGCACAGTTTTCGTATCGTCTTGGTAAACGAAACAATCAATATTTATCAGTGCAGTACTTCACTGGTTATGCAGAAAGCCTGATAGATTATTCTGAAAAAACCAATATGATCAGAGTTGGATTTGTGATAAAGCCTTCAAAATCGGTTTTTTATTAA
- a CDS encoding glycosyltransferase family 9 protein, with the protein MDILKKVNIVRRKIAQQLTKNIGRNTANITFNHSDTGKVKKVLIVRPNHRLGNQLLMTPLIAEVSEIFPNSKIDLFVKGNLAPILFKNYSNIDRIIQLPGKPFKSILQYLKGWSAITERKYDVVINVDSCSSSGRIATKIAAADYKFYGEPDEIQENECPHSAKQPVYGLRNYLSQSEKLNLDKAMHDLDLKLNPAEIKKGKEILDKLVKAKNTKTICLFTYATGEKCFPESWWMELYKRLKKEFADINIIEVLPIENISKIKFKEPTFYSNNIREVGALIKNTSLFIGADSGIMHLASAVHVPTIGLFSVTDRDRYEPYNAGSVAINTNYFSTNEIMRLIAQRIDC; encoded by the coding sequence ATGGATATCTTAAAAAAAGTAAATATCGTAAGAAGAAAAATAGCCCAACAGTTAACTAAAAATATTGGACGTAATACGGCCAACATTACTTTTAACCACAGTGACACCGGCAAGGTGAAAAAAGTATTAATTGTCAGACCAAACCATAGGTTAGGGAATCAACTGTTAATGACACCACTGATAGCTGAAGTTTCAGAAATTTTTCCAAACTCTAAGATTGACCTGTTTGTGAAGGGTAATCTGGCTCCAATACTTTTTAAAAATTATTCAAATATTGACAGGATAATTCAGCTGCCTGGCAAACCATTTAAAAGTATCCTTCAGTATTTAAAAGGCTGGTCTGCAATTACGGAAAGAAAATATGATGTCGTAATTAATGTTGACAGCTGCTCTTCTTCTGGCAGGATTGCAACAAAAATTGCCGCTGCTGATTATAAATTTTATGGAGAACCTGACGAAATTCAGGAGAACGAATGTCCGCACTCTGCTAAACAGCCAGTTTACGGCCTGAGAAATTACTTATCACAATCAGAAAAACTCAATCTTGATAAGGCAATGCATGATTTGGATTTAAAACTAAATCCAGCTGAAATCAAAAAAGGTAAAGAAATACTGGACAAATTGGTAAAGGCTAAAAATACCAAGACAATATGCTTATTTACATATGCAACGGGTGAAAAGTGTTTTCCTGAGAGCTGGTGGATGGAATTATATAAAAGATTAAAAAAGGAGTTTGCGGATATTAATATTATAGAAGTCCTTCCTATAGAAAATATTTCAAAAATTAAATTCAAGGAACCTACATTTTACAGCAACAATATTCGTGAAGTCGGGGCATTGATCAAAAACACTTCTCTTTTTATAGGAGCTGACAGTGGTATTATGCACTTAGCCAGTGCGGTTCATGTTCCAACGATTGGTCTTTTTTCTGTAACTGACAGGGACAGATATGAACCCTATAATGCAGGCAGTGTGGCGATAAATACCAACTATTTCAGCACCAATGAGATTATGAGGCTTATTGCGCAACGAATAGACTGTTAA
- a CDS encoding NAD(P)/FAD-dependent oxidoreductase yields the protein MQAKKIVIVGGGFAGVNLAKQLSGNSEFQIILVDKNNYHFFPPLLYQVATAFIETSNITYPYRKMFQAKKNIRFHYGTFLKVNAAENTIDTDTGSLRYDYLVLAMGTETNYFGMENVKANALPMKSIDDALHLRNRILLNMEKAAQTENEAERLKLTNIVIAGGGPTGVELAGMIAEMGTKIMSKDYPEMQESKGKIYLVNSPANLLNVMSVSSQQEAKKTLEKLGVIIKLNAAVKDYKEQQVHLSDGEVLDTSLLIWTSGVVAREVKGLPDNSIGKARRVLVNEYNLVHGTNNVFAIGDMCLQFEDKNYPQGHPQLAQVAIQQGKLLAQNIKNISASKPMKKFQYNDKGSMAIISKYNAVVDFPKFFLSGYFAWLTWLFIHLIPIAGFRNKVKIFYNWCAAMATNDPTLRVIIRPQVEKK from the coding sequence ATGCAAGCTAAAAAGATTGTTATTGTTGGAGGTGGTTTTGCAGGAGTAAATCTTGCAAAACAGCTCTCTGGCAATTCTGAGTTCCAAATCATATTGGTTGACAAAAACAATTATCATTTTTTTCCTCCTCTGCTTTATCAGGTAGCGACAGCCTTTATTGAGACTTCCAATATTACTTATCCGTATAGAAAGATGTTTCAGGCTAAAAAAAATATCAGGTTTCACTATGGAACATTTTTAAAAGTAAACGCCGCGGAAAATACAATTGATACGGATACCGGGAGCTTAAGGTATGATTATCTGGTCCTGGCAATGGGAACCGAAACTAATTATTTTGGTATGGAAAACGTGAAAGCAAATGCCTTACCGATGAAATCAATTGATGATGCGCTCCATTTAAGAAACAGGATATTGCTTAATATGGAAAAAGCGGCACAAACCGAGAACGAAGCGGAACGCTTAAAATTAACCAATATCGTGATCGCCGGAGGAGGGCCCACAGGCGTTGAATTAGCTGGAATGATTGCAGAAATGGGAACTAAAATAATGAGTAAGGATTATCCGGAAATGCAGGAGTCAAAGGGGAAAATCTATCTTGTGAACTCACCTGCAAATTTGCTGAATGTAATGAGTGTTTCCTCACAGCAGGAAGCAAAAAAAACACTGGAAAAACTAGGCGTAATTATAAAACTTAACGCCGCTGTTAAAGACTATAAAGAGCAGCAGGTACACTTGTCAGATGGAGAAGTTTTAGATACGTCATTGCTGATTTGGACCTCCGGAGTTGTAGCGAGAGAAGTTAAAGGGCTGCCCGATAATAGTATTGGTAAAGCAAGAAGAGTTTTAGTAAATGAGTATAATCTGGTTCATGGCACAAATAATGTTTTTGCCATTGGAGATATGTGTTTACAATTTGAAGATAAAAACTATCCTCAGGGGCATCCGCAATTAGCACAAGTAGCAATTCAGCAGGGAAAATTATTAGCACAGAATATAAAAAATATTTCAGCTTCAAAACCGATGAAAAAATTCCAATACAATGATAAAGGAAGCATGGCTATAATATCAAAATACAATGCGGTGGTAGATTTTCCAAAATTCTTTTTGAGCGGCTACTTTGCCTGGTTAACCTGGTTGTTTATTCATCTTATCCCGATAGCAGGGTTTAGAAATAAAGTAAAGATTTTTTACAATTGGTGTGCAGCGATGGCAACCAATGATCCTACACTAAGAGTAATTATAAGGCCTCAAGTCGAAAAGAAATAA
- a CDS encoding TetR/AcrR family transcriptional regulator, producing MDNKRKDIMEAASMLFLQKGIKATTVEEIAKKCHISKKTFYYFFVDKEVVIIEIVQNLINKTDRQLRMLPDISPNASSELISFFHYLQSNIYVFNALFMSDLKKYYPNIHNLFLQDRKNKLIPFFIKNIERGILENIYRTNLDSRLTAELYFLQLDNVIDNTDITEDERYAIIYYINSFFLHGIMNKFGLKLAITHFN from the coding sequence ATGGATAATAAGAGAAAAGATATTATGGAAGCCGCATCAATGCTGTTTTTACAAAAAGGCATCAAAGCAACCACTGTTGAGGAAATAGCCAAAAAATGCCACATATCAAAAAAAACATTTTATTATTTTTTTGTTGATAAGGAAGTTGTAATAATAGAAATCGTACAGAATTTGATCAACAAAACAGATCGGCAATTAAGGATGCTGCCCGATATTTCTCCCAACGCCTCTTCTGAATTAATTAGCTTTTTTCATTACCTGCAATCTAATATTTATGTATTTAATGCCTTGTTTATGAGTGACCTGAAGAAGTATTATCCGAATATCCATAACCTGTTCCTTCAGGACAGAAAAAATAAACTAATACCGTTCTTTATTAAAAACATTGAACGTGGAATTTTGGAAAATATTTATCGGACAAACTTAGATAGTAGGCTAACTGCTGAATTGTATTTTTTGCAGCTGGACAATGTTATTGACAATACTGATATCACAGAGGATGAAAGATATGCGATTATTTACTATATCAACAGCTTCTTTCTTCACGGTATTATGAACAAATTCGGGCTAAAATTAGCAATCACTCATTTTAATTAA